A DNA window from Capnocytophaga sp. ARDL2 contains the following coding sequences:
- a CDS encoding SDR family NAD(P)-dependent oxidoreductase encodes MKTIVITGTSRGIGAELTLQLAKEGHTVIALSRKNNPDFDAFKNIHFLSVDLSEVQSIEQLKNNIQSITTSVDVIIHNAGAIVNRPFEEITNEDFLFLYRVNVIGVAQLNQVVLPMMNAGGHVVTISSMGGVHGTMKFPGLAAYSSSKAAAITLSELLAEEYKEQKISFNVLALGAVQTEMLEEAFPGYQAPIQPYEMAVYIKDFALTANKYFNGKVLQVSSTTP; translated from the coding sequence ATGAAAACTATCGTAATCACAGGTACAAGTAGAGGAATTGGGGCTGAATTGACTTTACAATTGGCAAAAGAAGGTCATACCGTTATTGCTCTTTCGAGAAAAAACAATCCAGATTTTGATGCATTTAAAAATATTCATTTTTTGTCGGTAGATTTGTCTGAGGTTCAATCAATAGAACAATTAAAAAACAATATTCAATCGATAACTACTTCTGTAGATGTAATTATTCACAATGCGGGTGCAATTGTAAATAGACCATTTGAAGAGATTACAAACGAAGATTTTCTATTCTTATATCGTGTAAATGTAATCGGTGTGGCTCAACTCAATCAAGTCGTCTTGCCGATGATGAATGCAGGTGGTCATGTGGTAACCATCAGTAGTATGGGAGGAGTTCATGGTACAATGAAATTTCCAGGATTAGCAGCATATAGTTCTAGTAAAGCCGCTGCAATTACCCTTTCGGAATTGTTGGCAGAGGAATATAAAGAACAAAAGATTTCTTTTAATGTTTTGGCATTAGGTGCAGTGCAAACTGAAATGTTAGAAGAGGCGTTTCCTGGGTATCAAGCACCGATTCAGCCTTATGAAATGGCTGTTTATATCAAAGATTTTGCGTTGACTGCAAACAAGTATTTTAACGGAAAAGTATTGCAAGTTTCTTCGACTACACCATAA
- a CDS encoding SprT-like domain-containing protein produces the protein MKSILEKYLPEAAVDRVFTLIQIYHVHLKIVNERKTRHGDYQKVANRFHQITINANLNKYKFLITTIHEIAHLVAFEKYGRNIKPHGVEWKLTFQHLMLPFINPIVFPNELLPLLANHFKNPSASSDTDAILSMALKKYDAVSSKVFVDELPIGTYFHIGDGRVFKKGKLRVKLFECVEIKTRKTYLFRPNSQVELI, from the coding sequence ATGAAGTCTATTTTAGAAAAATATCTCCCCGAAGCTGCTGTTGATCGTGTTTTTACATTGATTCAGATCTATCATGTGCATTTGAAAATTGTAAACGAACGCAAAACACGCCACGGAGATTATCAAAAGGTGGCTAATAGATTTCATCAAATTACTATAAATGCAAATCTGAATAAATATAAATTTTTAATTACCACTATTCATGAAATCGCTCATTTGGTGGCTTTTGAAAAATATGGCAGAAACATCAAACCACATGGAGTAGAGTGGAAACTCACTTTTCAACATTTGATGTTGCCTTTTATCAATCCCATAGTTTTTCCGAATGAGTTGTTGCCTTTATTGGCAAATCATTTTAAAAATCCATCTGCAAGTAGTGATACAGATGCAATCTTGTCTATGGCATTGAAAAAATACGATGCTGTTTCTTCGAAAGTTTTTGTAGATGAATTGCCTATCGGAACTTATTTTCACATTGGTGATGGGAGAGTGTTTAAAAAAGGAAAATTGAGAGTAAAACTCTTTGAATGTGTAGAAATAAAAACTAGAAAAACATATTTATTTCGTCCTAATTCTCAAGTTGAATTGATATAA
- the sprA gene encoding cell surface protein SprA, with amino-acid sequence MKKNNFSIQLIILLNAFLFFVSQHSFAQETVQDSVQWVKKGNLQLDDIDKIIKLYRYDAETDRYIYTVQIDEFDMQHPLVLTRKEYEDLLLKITMRDYYSKKVAAVEGKLSEEEQKDLLPQYYVNSKLFETIFGSNTIDIKPMGQVETDLGIRYTKQDNPIISPRNRRVFALDFKPRISMGLKGKVGTNMDVNINYDTQAMFGFQQQLAKLQYKPGEDDILQALEVGNVSMPVNNSLVRGAQNLFGIKSQLQFGRTHITGVMARQQSQRNTIVTEGGGLVQNFELFALDYERDRHFFLSQYFRNNYDKALRRYPYIDSRVRINRVEVWVTNRQNRIATTNNNMRNIIAIQDLGEGRSSTIDAEKLVGVDLNNHPDFFVNKTLDAPADNTNNKFNPEEMGTNYLNEQVRQINSAIAGFNIPVTEGRDFAKLENARKLTESEFKFHPQLGYISLQQPLANDEVLAVAFEYTIGDKIYKVGEFGTDGVDATVVGQDQNNMDIPTTQGLVLKMLKSSLTATEEPVWNLMMKNIYKINGNQISQEGFRFNILYTDPQPLNYIEPVGGTPLPDDVKETTLLRVFHLDRLNNTNDPQIDGDGYFDYIANAQTNTNGGLDNNFNNQGQGNAYFDNQQQRNNNRFEGITIDEQNGRIIFTTVEPFGEYLFKKLSVNGTEDYESEATYNENQLKYVYKSLYRQSYAKALQDTEKNKFQLKGKYRSSRGDGIYVGSSNLQPGSVIVTAGGRTLAEGMDYTVDYQRGFVTIIDPSLQNSDTPVEISVESNQSFSMQRRNFYGVHVDHKFSDDFIIGATYLTLNEVPFTNKSMYDQTSVNNSIYGFNFNFSKEAPFLTRWVNKLPNIDTDAPSRISLKGEFAYLKPGASKYDQLNNEPTVYIDNFETTQVNIDMLSPLSWKHTSVPVGYGEHFSTNQSGYRRAKLAWYSIDNVFYSPTLRPNGINETHLASNRTRRIYKSELYPNMDVAQGESLVVHTLNLSYFPKERGMYNYNPAFLANNELPNPENNWGGIMRSVSTTNFENANIEYIEFWLMDPYTGNEGDHISPNNTGKLFFNLGYISEDILQDGFKQYENGLPGANTNSPTISTIWGKVPASTALIYAFDNDGANRVFQDAGLDGILDNEEGTKFPEFAHLSDPAADNYEYFLNTSGDIVTRYKNYNGLEGNNPIEFSDTNRGNNTYPDVEDIDNDNTMNTINAYFQYEVPIHSNPIIGQNYVVDIQTTTQTLNTGETVPVKWIQYKIPISTESQYAVGAISDLQSVRFMRMFLTGFSDEVTLRFGSLNLIRSDWRRYTQSLADNPINQPIDTNTGFDVTTLNIINNATRQPIPYVLPPGLRREVINQNNTLINQNEQALSLRVYRQSETAGGNNGLQPGDSRAVFKNFDFDMREYKKMRMFVHAEALEDVNHSDRLQDNEMVAFIRFGNDFTSNYYQIEYPLKTTDWGTNLPDLIWPEANEMELRLELLNKIKLQRNTDPNQDPNAIYFKTETELDPSTLSLNPLTIGIKGNPNFGRVRTVMLGIKNNTDVLYANTAQQPRDIRGEVWFNELRMSDLDEKGGWAAQAVMDAQIADFALVTASVNKSTIGFGSLEQMPQERSREDVFSYNVTTAVNTHQLLPKNWRLNIPMSYSVSEEKITPEYDPNNPDLRLKDVRDFAGTKAEKDAILDRAIEYTKRSSINFIGVRKDRAPEQKARFYDIENFTVSQSFNQVEQRNFEIESYLDQQARTTVDYAFAFKPFSVEPFKKVSNNRYLKWLTDVNINPLPSAVNFNTNIIRQFNQQKYRMVDVQGIEIQPLFRRNYFFNYAYGFNMDLTKSIKVDYRVSNVNIVRNYFLNDGRVNNELGIWDGYFDIGNPNNRMQQFTLNYELPFSKFPFLAFIKSNYSYTGDYSWTRASLAMSEIDYNGVSYNLGNTIQNANTHRLNTTLSMDKLYSFLGLVPNTNKPKKKTVTTAPKPGQKIENKNQKSDKDSKEKEEKENSPFVDGIVKVVTGVKNVGINYNETNGTVLPGFLPGLGFFGSAKPTLGFVLGEQRDIRYEAAKRGWLTTYPEFNQVYQQVHTQRLDFTADYKPIKNLTVDFRANRMESYNMSEQYDVTDGAYNSRSSFEYGYFEISTNMLRTAFLPSDVHSSVAFDRFRNNRMIVAERLATEAGIDINNPANRDQYGYPIGYGRTSQEVLIPAFLAAYQGQDVNKTPNGFFRKIPIPGWTLNYRGLTDLAFFRNRFKRVSLQHGYMSSYTIGNYQTNYDFLENPNQLNASGNFPSKIVVNNINMVERFNPLMKLEFETKNDFKFIATLNKHRMLSMSFDNNLLSETSGMDYRFEVGFRIKDVAIQTDFEGVDNNGRIVSDINVKLGVNWQRNHTLIRFLDYENNQVGAGQDIWTINAMADYRFSKNFTGIFYYEHNFSKAVISTMFPVTNIRSGFTLRYSLN; translated from the coding sequence ATGAAAAAGAATAACTTTTCAATACAACTTATAATCCTACTCAATGCTTTCCTATTTTTTGTGAGTCAGCATTCATTTGCTCAAGAAACCGTTCAAGATTCGGTTCAATGGGTAAAAAAGGGAAACTTACAGCTTGATGATATTGACAAAATCATCAAATTGTATCGCTATGATGCCGAAACTGACCGTTATATCTATACGGTTCAAATCGACGAATTTGATATGCAACATCCTCTGGTTCTTACGCGAAAAGAATACGAAGACTTGTTACTAAAAATCACTATGCGTGATTATTACAGCAAAAAAGTTGCAGCCGTAGAAGGAAAACTCAGTGAAGAAGAGCAAAAAGATTTACTTCCTCAATATTATGTAAACTCCAAGTTGTTTGAAACCATCTTTGGTAGCAATACCATAGACATCAAACCTATGGGACAGGTAGAAACGGATTTGGGTATTCGCTATACCAAGCAAGACAATCCGATTATTTCTCCTCGTAACCGACGAGTGTTTGCTTTGGATTTCAAACCTCGTATCAGCATGGGGTTGAAAGGTAAAGTTGGAACCAATATGGATGTAAATATCAACTATGATACACAAGCTATGTTTGGGTTTCAACAACAGTTGGCAAAATTGCAATACAAACCAGGTGAAGACGATATTTTACAAGCCCTTGAAGTGGGTAATGTGAGTATGCCGGTAAACAACTCTTTGGTTCGAGGTGCTCAAAATCTATTTGGTATCAAATCTCAATTGCAGTTTGGTCGTACGCACATTACAGGAGTTATGGCTCGACAACAATCACAAAGAAATACCATCGTAACCGAAGGTGGTGGATTGGTGCAAAACTTTGAATTATTTGCATTGGATTACGAACGAGACCGCCACTTCTTTCTTTCGCAATACTTTAGAAATAATTACGACAAGGCATTGCGTCGCTATCCATATATCGACAGTAGAGTGCGTATCAACCGTGTGGAAGTTTGGGTGACCAATCGTCAAAACCGCATCGCTACGACCAACAACAATATGCGAAACATCATCGCAATCCAAGATTTGGGAGAAGGTAGAAGTAGTACCATCGATGCAGAAAAATTGGTGGGTGTTGACCTAAACAATCATCCCGATTTCTTTGTAAATAAGACATTGGATGCTCCTGCGGACAACACAAACAATAAATTCAACCCAGAAGAAATGGGGACGAATTACCTTAACGAACAGGTGCGTCAAATCAACAGTGCTATCGCAGGATTTAATATCCCTGTAACCGAAGGGCGTGATTTTGCAAAACTCGAAAACGCGAGAAAATTGACGGAATCTGAGTTTAAATTTCACCCGCAATTGGGATATATCTCTTTGCAACAACCATTGGCAAACGACGAAGTACTCGCCGTGGCTTTTGAATATACCATCGGAGACAAAATCTACAAAGTCGGAGAATTTGGTACCGATGGTGTAGATGCTACTGTTGTTGGTCAGGATCAAAACAATATGGACATCCCTACTACGCAAGGTTTGGTATTGAAAATGTTGAAGAGTTCACTTACTGCAACTGAGGAACCCGTGTGGAATTTGATGATGAAAAACATCTATAAAATCAATGGAAATCAAATTTCGCAAGAAGGATTTAGATTCAACATCCTTTATACCGATCCTCAACCGCTGAATTATATTGAACCAGTGGGTGGTACTCCACTACCTGACGATGTAAAAGAAACAACTCTTTTGCGAGTGTTTCACTTGGATAGATTGAACAACACCAACGACCCTCAAATTGATGGTGATGGATATTTTGACTACATCGCCAATGCTCAAACCAATACAAACGGAGGGTTAGACAACAACTTTAACAATCAAGGACAAGGAAACGCCTATTTCGACAATCAACAACAGCGTAACAACAACCGTTTTGAAGGAATCACTATCGACGAACAAAACGGTCGCATCATCTTTACGACTGTTGAGCCTTTTGGTGAATATTTGTTTAAAAAATTGTCTGTAAATGGTACAGAAGATTACGAAAGCGAAGCTACCTACAACGAAAACCAATTGAAATATGTTTACAAGAGTTTGTACCGTCAGTCGTATGCAAAAGCTCTTCAAGATACAGAAAAAAACAAATTCCAATTGAAAGGAAAATATAGAAGTTCACGTGGTGATGGAATCTATGTAGGAAGTTCCAATCTTCAACCAGGCTCTGTGATTGTTACAGCAGGTGGTCGTACTTTGGCAGAAGGTATGGATTATACTGTGGATTATCAACGAGGATTTGTAACAATTATTGACCCTTCGTTGCAAAATTCGGATACTCCTGTGGAAATTTCAGTGGAAAGCAACCAATCGTTTAGTATGCAAAGACGCAATTTCTATGGAGTACATGTCGATCATAAATTTTCTGACGATTTTATCATTGGAGCAACATATTTAACATTAAACGAAGTTCCTTTTACCAATAAATCAATGTATGATCAAACATCGGTAAACAACTCGATTTATGGGTTCAATTTCAACTTTAGCAAAGAAGCTCCGTTTTTGACTCGTTGGGTAAACAAATTACCAAATATCGACACTGATGCTCCTTCGCGTATTTCATTGAAAGGGGAATTTGCTTATTTGAAACCTGGTGCTTCAAAATATGACCAACTAAATAACGAACCAACGGTTTATATCGACAATTTTGAAACCACTCAAGTCAATATTGATATGTTGTCACCTTTATCATGGAAACATACGAGTGTGCCTGTAGGATATGGCGAACATTTTTCTACCAACCAATCCGGATATAGAAGAGCAAAATTGGCATGGTACAGCATCGACAATGTATTTTACTCACCTACTTTGAGACCTAATGGAATCAATGAAACACATTTGGCATCAAACCGTACGCGTAGAATATACAAATCCGAACTGTATCCAAATATGGATGTGGCACAAGGAGAAAGCTTGGTAGTACATACACTCAACTTATCTTATTTTCCAAAAGAAAGAGGTATGTACAATTACAACCCAGCATTTTTGGCAAACAACGAATTACCAAATCCTGAAAACAATTGGGGAGGTATTATGCGCAGTGTGTCAACGACCAATTTTGAAAATGCCAATATAGAATACATCGAATTTTGGTTAATGGATCCTTATACAGGAAACGAAGGAGATCATATTTCGCCAAACAACACAGGTAAATTATTCTTCAACTTGGGATACATTTCTGAAGATATTTTACAAGATGGTTTCAAACAATACGAAAACGGATTACCAGGAGCAAATACCAACAGTCCAACTATTTCTACTATTTGGGGGAAAGTTCCGGCATCAACTGCTTTGATTTATGCGTTTGACAACGACGGAGCCAATCGTGTATTTCAAGATGCAGGTTTGGATGGAATCCTTGACAACGAAGAGGGAACAAAATTTCCAGAATTCGCCCATTTGAGCGACCCAGCCGCAGACAACTACGAATATTTCTTGAATACTTCGGGAGATATCGTTACCAGATATAAAAATTACAACGGATTGGAAGGAAACAATCCAATCGAATTTTCTGATACCAATCGTGGAAACAACACCTATCCAGATGTTGAAGACATTGACAATGATAATACGATGAATACCATCAATGCGTATTTTCAATACGAGGTGCCTATCCACAGCAATCCGATTATAGGTCAAAACTATGTAGTAGATATTCAAACTACTACGCAGACTCTCAACACCGGAGAAACAGTACCAGTAAAATGGATTCAGTACAAAATTCCTATTTCTACAGAAAGTCAGTACGCCGTGGGTGCTATATCAGACTTGCAATCTGTACGCTTTATGCGTATGTTTTTGACTGGATTTTCTGACGAAGTGACTTTGCGTTTTGGATCGTTAAATTTAATACGAAGTGACTGGAGACGCTATACACAATCATTGGCAGACAACCCAATCAATCAACCAATTGACACCAATACAGGGTTTGATGTTACGACGCTCAACATTATCAACAATGCCACTCGTCAACCGATTCCTTATGTATTGCCACCAGGGTTGAGAAGAGAAGTAATCAACCAAAACAATACGCTCATCAATCAAAACGAACAAGCCTTGTCGTTGAGAGTATATCGTCAAAGCGAAACAGCTGGAGGAAACAATGGTTTACAACCGGGAGATTCTCGTGCGGTATTTAAAAACTTTGATTTTGATATGCGTGAATACAAAAAAATGAGAATGTTTGTTCACGCCGAAGCTTTGGAAGATGTCAATCATTCCGACAGATTGCAAGACAATGAAATGGTAGCGTTTATACGATTTGGTAATGACTTTACAAGCAATTATTATCAAATTGAATATCCATTAAAAACCACTGATTGGGGAACTAATTTACCTGATTTGATTTGGCCAGAAGCCAATGAAATGGAATTACGTTTGGAATTGCTAAACAAAATAAAATTGCAAAGAAATACCGATCCAAACCAAGATCCGAATGCAATTTATTTCAAAACGGAAACCGAACTCGACCCTTCTACCCTTTCGTTAAATCCATTGACGATTGGTATCAAAGGAAATCCAAATTTTGGACGAGTGCGTACCGTAATGTTGGGTATAAAAAACAACACCGATGTATTGTATGCAAACACGGCTCAGCAACCACGAGATATACGAGGCGAAGTTTGGTTCAACGAATTGCGTATGTCTGATTTGGACGAAAAAGGTGGATGGGCTGCACAGGCAGTAATGGATGCTCAAATTGCCGATTTTGCTTTAGTAACCGCTAGTGTAAACAAATCGACAATTGGTTTTGGTTCGCTCGAGCAAATGCCACAAGAGAGAAGTCGTGAAGATGTCTTTTCGTACAATGTAACTACGGCTGTAAACACACATCAATTATTACCTAAAAATTGGAGGTTGAACATCCCAATGTCGTATTCGGTTTCGGAGGAAAAAATCACTCCAGAATACGATCCAAACAACCCTGATTTGCGATTGAAAGATGTGAGAGATTTTGCAGGAACTAAAGCCGAAAAAGATGCTATTTTAGACCGTGCTATCGAATATACCAAACGCTCATCAATCAACTTTATCGGTGTAAGAAAAGATCGAGCACCTGAACAAAAAGCGAGATTTTACGACATAGAAAACTTTACCGTATCTCAAAGTTTCAACCAAGTAGAACAAAGAAATTTTGAAATCGAAAGTTATCTCGACCAACAAGCTCGTACTACAGTTGATTATGCGTTTGCTTTTAAGCCGTTTTCAGTAGAACCATTTAAAAAAGTATCAAACAATCGTTATTTGAAATGGTTGACCGATGTAAACATAAATCCATTGCCTTCGGCAGTAAATTTCAATACAAACATCATCCGTCAATTCAATCAACAAAAATATAGAATGGTCGATGTACAAGGCATAGAAATTCAACCGTTGTTTAGACGAAATTATTTCTTTAACTATGCGTATGGATTCAATATGGATTTGACCAAATCTATCAAAGTGGATTATAGAGTTTCGAATGTAAATATAGTAAGAAACTATTTCCTAAACGATGGAAGAGTAAACAACGAATTGGGTATTTGGGATGGATATTTCGACATAGGAAATCCAAACAACCGCATGCAACAATTTACCCTAAATTACGAATTGCCGTTTAGCAAATTTCCGTTCTTAGCATTTATCAAATCCAACTATTCATACACTGGAGATTACAGCTGGACAAGAGCCTCATTGGCAATGTCGGAAATCGATTACAATGGAGTTTCGTACAACTTGGGTAATACCATTCAAAATGCAAACACCCACAGATTGAACACCACATTGTCTATGGACAAATTGTACAGTTTCTTAGGATTGGTACCCAATACCAATAAACCTAAAAAGAAAACTGTAACTACGGCTCCAAAACCAGGTCAGAAAATTGAAAACAAAAACCAAAAATCTGACAAAGATTCTAAAGAGAAAGAAGAAAAAGAAAATTCTCCTTTTGTAGATGGAATAGTTAAAGTGGTAACCGGAGTGAAGAATGTAGGAATCAACTACAACGAAACCAACGGAACCGTTTTACCAGGATTTTTGCCAGGATTAGGATTTTTTGGTTCAGCAAAACCTACCTTGGGATTTGTACTCGGAGAGCAAAGGGATATACGATACGAAGCGGCAAAACGAGGATGGCTTACTACCTATCCAGAATTTAACCAAGTGTATCAACAAGTTCACACCCAACGATTGGATTTTACCGCAGATTACAAACCTATCAAAAATCTAACGGTAGATTTTAGAGCCAACAGAATGGAAAGCTACAATATGTCGGAACAATACGATGTAACTGATGGAGCTTACAATTCGCGTTCGTCATTTGAATACGGATATTTTGAAATCAGCACTAATATGCTACGCACGGCATTTTTGCCAAGTGATGTACATTCATCAGTAGCGTTTGACCGCTTTAGAAACAACCGTATGATAGTAGCCGAACGATTGGCAACCGAAGCAGGAATCGATATCAACAATCCTGCAAACAGAGACCAATACGGCTATCCTATAGGATATGGACGCACCAGTCAAGAAGTGTTGATTCCAGCGTTTTTGGCAGCTTACCAAGGTCAAGATGTAAACAAAACGCCCAACGGATTCTTTAGAAAAATCCCAATACCAGGATGGACACTCAACTATAGAGGATTGACCGATTTGGCTTTCTTTAGAAATCGTTTCAAACGCGTTTCATTGCAACACGGATATATGTCGAGTTATACAATTGGAAACTATCAGACCAACTACGACTTTTTGGAAAATCCAAACCAGCTCAATGCTTCGGGAAATTTCCCTTCAAAAATCGTAGTAAACAATATCAATATGGTAGAGCGATTCAATCCGTTGATGAAGTTGGAATTTGAAACCAAAAATGATTTCAAATTCATAGCAACACTCAACAAACATCGTATGCTTTCAATGAGTTTTGACAACAATTTATTGTCTGAAACCAGCGGAATGGACTACCGTTTTGAAGTAGGATTTAGAATCAAAGATGTAGCGATTCAGACCGACTTTGAAGGCGTGGACAACAACGGACGCATCGTGAGTGATATCAATGTAAAATTGGGAGTAAACTGGCAACGCAACCATACTTTGATACGCTTCTTGGATTATGAAAACAATCAAGTAGGAGCAGGACAAGATATATGGACAATCAATGCAATGGCAGATTATCGTTTTAGTAAAAACTTTACAGGAATTTTCTATTACGAACACAATTTCTCAAAAGCAGTGATTTCGACGATGTTCCCTGTAACCAACATTCGTTCAGGGTTTACATTGAGGTATTCTTTGAATTAA
- a CDS encoding peptidylprolyl isomerase produces MKKSNILFLLCSFVLGNIFVFAQPSKKTIDGVVAVVGSHVILESDIDKMFLEAEVKQSDMSNFTRCQVLGSLLENKMFAHHAVQDSIVVSDAEINSIVDNQLDRMIEYYGSVENAVKMQKKKNFEEIKTALHDIVKTNRLASAKQYAIVDKVQITPEEVRQYFNSFPADKLPIIEEAYELSEIVIKPVVSQEEKQKVIDQLNEIKQRVLDGYSFQMQATLYTEDPGSIRTGGFYKMNKKTPFVKEFKDVAFSLKEGEISDPFLTEYGYHIIYLEKIDGGDLDIRHILISPKPTEEAITEAQKKIEDLRVRILNKEITFSDAARMYSESKDTKSSGGLISFSAEGETRIPAQALVEDSNLFYAVNKLQEKEISQPYYASELGRQEKVYKIIEMTRKIPRHTADFSTDYMEIKEQALLAKQQKQIQKWINEKVEDTYIYIVDDYKNCEFSSNWLKK; encoded by the coding sequence ATGAAAAAATCAAACATATTATTTTTACTTTGTAGTTTCGTTTTAGGAAACATTTTTGTCTTTGCACAACCATCGAAAAAAACGATTGACGGTGTCGTTGCAGTAGTGGGAAGTCATGTAATTTTAGAGTCAGACATCGATAAAATGTTTCTCGAAGCCGAGGTAAAACAATCAGATATGAGTAATTTTACTCGTTGCCAAGTTTTGGGTAGTTTACTCGAAAACAAAATGTTTGCCCATCATGCGGTGCAAGATTCTATAGTTGTATCTGACGCCGAAATCAATAGCATTGTTGACAATCAATTGGATAGAATGATAGAGTACTACGGTTCAGTAGAGAATGCAGTAAAAATGCAAAAGAAGAAAAACTTCGAAGAGATTAAAACAGCATTACACGACATCGTAAAAACCAATCGATTGGCATCTGCAAAACAATATGCCATTGTAGATAAAGTACAAATCACACCAGAGGAAGTAAGACAGTATTTCAATTCGTTTCCTGCTGACAAATTACCGATAATAGAAGAGGCTTACGAATTGTCTGAAATTGTAATTAAACCAGTCGTATCTCAAGAGGAAAAACAAAAAGTTATCGACCAATTGAATGAAATCAAACAAAGAGTATTGGACGGCTATAGCTTTCAGATGCAGGCGACGCTTTACACAGAAGATCCTGGGTCTATTCGTACAGGTGGATTTTACAAAATGAACAAAAAAACACCATTTGTAAAAGAATTTAAAGATGTGGCATTTTCACTAAAAGAAGGAGAAATTTCCGACCCATTCCTTACAGAATATGGATATCATATCATCTATTTGGAGAAAATCGATGGTGGAGATTTGGACATCAGACACATTTTGATTTCTCCGAAACCAACAGAAGAAGCCATAACTGAAGCTCAGAAGAAAATAGAAGATTTGCGTGTGCGTATCCTCAACAAAGAAATCACTTTTTCGGATGCTGCTCGTATGTATTCAGAATCAAAAGATACTAAATCCAGCGGTGGATTGATTAGTTTTTCAGCAGAAGGTGAAACGCGTATTCCTGCACAAGCCTTGGTAGAAGACTCAAATTTGTTTTATGCGGTAAACAAATTGCAAGAAAAAGAAATCTCACAGCCGTACTATGCTTCGGAATTGGGGCGCCAAGAAAAGGTTTATAAAATCATCGAAATGACACGAAAAATTCCTCGCCATACCGCCGATTTTTCTACCGACTATATGGAAATAAAAGAACAAGCTTTGCTTGCAAAACAACAGAAACAAATCCAAAAATGGATCAACGAAAAAGTAGAAGACACCTATATCTATATCGTGGACGACTACAAAAACTGTGAGTTTTCGAGCAACTGGTTGAAGAAATAG
- the ruvA gene encoding Holliday junction branch migration protein RuvA: protein MIAFIKGRLIEKSPTELIIDINGIGYQLHISLHTYSQIGNEENISLYTYLHVREDAHILFGFKDKLEREIFKLLMSVSGIGANTARNILSYIHPKDLLNAIANEETKTIQAIKGIGLKTAQRMVIELKEKVLKMYDIQESSTPSVAHQSEEAIAALEVLGFARKAAESAVKNALKQNPEATVEEIIKWSLKNI, encoded by the coding sequence ATGATTGCTTTTATAAAAGGAAGATTGATAGAAAAATCGCCTACCGAACTCATCATTGATATAAATGGCATTGGCTATCAACTACATATATCACTACATACCTATTCTCAAATCGGAAATGAAGAGAATATTTCACTCTATACTTATTTGCATGTGAGAGAAGATGCTCATATTCTATTTGGCTTTAAAGACAAATTGGAACGAGAAATCTTTAAATTACTAATGTCCGTTTCGGGTATTGGTGCAAACACCGCTCGAAATATTTTATCGTACATTCATCCAAAAGATTTATTGAATGCCATCGCCAATGAAGAGACAAAAACTATTCAAGCAATCAAAGGCATTGGTTTGAAAACGGCTCAACGAATGGTCATCGAACTAAAAGAAAAGGTACTGAAAATGTACGATATTCAGGAAAGTTCTACTCCTTCCGTTGCTCATCAATCGGAAGAAGCAATTGCTGCACTCGAAGTTTTAGGTTTTGCTAGAAAAGCAGCTGAAAGTGCTGTGAAAAACGCACTAAAACAAAACCCTGAAGCTACTGTAGAAGAAATTATTAAATGGTCTTTGAAAAATATTTAA